A genomic stretch from Rhinatrema bivittatum chromosome 9, aRhiBiv1.1, whole genome shotgun sequence includes:
- the LOC115099027 gene encoding uncharacterized protein LOC115099027 yields MPKTLKEVQRISVKCCQVATSCTSAGERQGRLRLSLQRRTERTRKRTTAFSAVTAGLVASPVHAVICCWYGESAAAWTAMLANDQWIAFEEPARNAVEKGFPFLGLQWRQPECRSVVRRCCGGASIRSRAGGGQSSNPVSEALQWRGAAGSSLETNNAINLIQASGCSSTMFISSPQVLGPVTVVLALGQGAEYQASNSGQQGSLLDNDYEPPSLLRDSERYLCSTRNPG; encoded by the exons ATGCCCAAGACCCTGAAAGAAGTCCAGCGAATCTCCGTGAAATGTTGCCAAGTGGCTACGAGCTGCACCTCAGCAGGTGAAAGGCaggggaggctgaggctgagcctgCAGCGAAGAACCGAAAGGACAAGAAAAAGAACGACCGCCTTCAGCGCAGTGACGGCCGGGCTTGTGGCCTCCCCCGTGCATGCGGTCATCTGCTGCTGGTATGGAGAGAGCGCAGCCGCCTGGA cTGCGATGCTAGCGAATGACCAGTGGATTGCATTTGAAGAGCCAGCACG aaaTGCCGTGGAGAAAGGGTTCCCTTTCCTCGGCTTGCAGTGGAGGCAGCCAGAGTGCCGTTCTGTTGTACGCAGGTGTTGTGGCGGCGCCAGCATTAGGAGCAGGGCGGGTGGCGGCCAGTCAAGCAATCCCGTTTCAGAAGCATTACAGTGGCGTGGTGCAGCTGGATCCAGCCTGGAGACAAACAATGCTATCAACTTAATACAAGCTTCTGGCTGCTCGA GTACCATGTTTATATCCTCTCCCCAGGTTCTTGGTCCAGTCACTGTAGTGCTAGCCCTGGGCCAGGGGGCCGAATACCAGGCTTCTAATTCTGGCCAACAGGGGTCGCTGCTGGACAATGACTATGAGCCCCCCTCTCTGCTCAGGGACTCAGAGCGCTACCTCTGCAGCACCCGCAACCCCGGCTGA